A single Plasmodium reichenowi strain SY57 chromosome Unknown, whole genome shotgun sequence DNA region contains:
- a CDS encoding kinesin-13, putative, whose translation MQQKRQSFIKKKSEVYPQKSVNLGNKIKVRSKNMNSKIKVVVRKRPLSELEKKKKESDIITVKNNCTLYIDEPRYKVDMTKYIERHEFIVDKVFDDTVDNFTVYENTIKPLIIDLFENSCVCSCFAYGQTGSGKTYTMLGSQPYGQSDTPGIFQYAAGDIFNFLNIYDKDNTKGIFISFYEIYCGKLYDLLQKRKMVAALENGKKEVVVKDLKILRVLTKEELILKMIDGVLLRKIGVNSQNDESSRSHAILNIDLKDINKNTSLGKIAFIDLAGSERGADTISQNKQTQTDGANINRSLLALKECIRAMDSDKNHIPFRDSELTKVLRDIFVGKSKSIMIANISPTISCCEQTLNTLRYSSRVKNFKNKSTCINDDDDTNTERISVLDSKGSEMNASSIENVVIKSNNLLSNNNNNNKMNRVKINDKIERNNILKNKSFDKPREGFTSTFGKYNSLNDIDKIKKNKKKGLINYKSTLYNDNTINKKHNNNNNNDNNNNNNNNNMVNIPCNKKKLKDINREKLQQDYKIINKLKYDNIS comes from the coding sequence AGTGAAGTCTATCCTCAGAAAAGCGTAAATCTTggtaataaaataaaagtgagaagtaaaaatatgaacagtaaaataaaagttgTGGTAAGGAAGAGACCACTGAGCGAATTagaaaagaagaaaaaagaaagtgATATAATCACAGTAAAAAACAATTGTACGCTTTATATAGATGAACCAAGATATAAAGTGGACATGACGAAATATATAGAAAGACATGAATTTATTGTAGATAAGGTTTTTGATGATACGGTTGATAATTTCACAGTATATGAAAATACAATAAAACCATTAATAATAGATTTATTTGAGAATAGCTGTGTATGTTCTTGTTTTGCTTATGGTCAAACAGGTAGCGGGAAGACTTATACGATGTTAGGTTCACAACCCTATGGTCAGAGTGATACACCTGGTATATTTCAATACGCAGCAGGAGATATATTTaactttttaaatatttatgataaagataatacgaaaggaatatttatatcattttatgAAATTTATTGTGgtaaattatatgatttattacAAAAACGTAAGATGGTAGCAGCATTAgaaaatggaaaaaaagaagTTGTAGTAAAagatttaaaaatattaagagtattaacaaaagaagaattaatattaaaaatgatagATGGTGTTttattaagaaaaattGGTGTTAACTCACAAAACGATGAATCATCTAGATCACATGctatattaaatattgatttaaaagatataaataaaaatacgTCACTTGGAAAAATTGCTTTCATTGATTTAGCTGGAAGTGAAAGAGGAGCTGATACAATTTCACAAAATAAACAAACACAAACCGATGGAGCTAATATTAATAGATCTTTATTAGCCTTAAAAGAATGTATTAGAGCTATGGATTCAGATAAAAACCATATACCTTTTAGAGATTCAGAATTAACTAAGGTTTTAAGAGATATATTTGTAGGGAAATCTAAAAGTATTATGATAGCTAATATTTCTCCTACAATTAGTTGTTGTGAGCAAACATTGAATACATTAAGATATTCATCAAGAGTTAagaattttaaaaataaatctaCATGTATAAATGACGACGATGATACAAATACAGAAAGAATTAGTGTATTAGATTCAAAGGGAAGTGAAATGAATGCATCTAGTATAGAAAATGTTGTTATCAAATCAAATAATCTTctttcaaataataataataataataaaatgaatcGTGTCAAAATTAATGATAAGAtagaaagaaataatatcttaaaaaataaatcttTTGATAAACCTAGGGAAGGATTCACATCAACCTTTGGAAAATACAATTCACTTAATGATATAGacaaaataaagaaaaataagaaaaagggtttaattaattataaaagtacattatataatgacaacaccataaataaaaagcacaacaataataataacaatgacaataataataataataataataataatatggtCAATATACcatgtaataaaaaaaaattaaaagatataaatagaGAAAAATTACAACAagattataaaataataaataaattaaaatatgataatatatc